In Tubulanus polymorphus chromosome 2, tnTubPoly1.2, whole genome shotgun sequence, a single window of DNA contains:
- the LOC141900176 gene encoding LOW QUALITY PROTEIN: drebrin-like protein (The sequence of the model RefSeq protein was modified relative to this genomic sequence to represent the inferred CDS: inserted 1 base in 1 codon), whose translation MAIDLKKNKXEIVAAWEDVFNEKSNTNWAIFGYEGLTNTLKLVETGDGDYEEMVEELSSGKILYAYCRVKDPNTSLWKYVLINWVGEGAPQQKKATCANHVRDVANLLKGAHCTVNARSEDDVEEDVILKLVAKSSGSNYSFHKEVSKPLPEAGPVGSVYKKTLPQKELNTSVRDKFWKQTEMEEKRRVEEERKNKIETSQQLEKQRKQREEREAKERETKIRLHAQEVEKQKSEERLALSREKQNIKQQWEREQSAAYKEEDERRNRSESLKKERQAEAAALIGRRSSNPKDLFQQQRSSEDVPKRQPPPPRKIRYDFGGDDKEEFQQVRQPIKLPTEPVREPSPEPVQEPVRAPSPEPVREPSPEPVREPSPEPVQIAAAPVRDLLREGLPIRPPAAIDSDQEEDDQNWDEPTQEDFTPVPDLTTAPSGDKQPKLITVRALYDYQAADPTEITFDPGDLITDVDRFDENWWVGNSPNGSRGGFPANYVEIVQDDSNIPDTTAPSGGEQTKQITARALFDYQAADETEITFDPDDIITDIDRIDEGWWVGNSPDGSRGMFPANYVQLI comes from the exons ATGGCGAtcgatttgaagaaaaata gcGAAATAGTCGCTGCTTGGGAAGATGTATTCAATGAgaaatcaaatacaaattg ggctatatttgGTTATGAAGGTTTAACAAATACATTGAAACTTGTTGAAACAGGAG ATGGCGACTATGAGGAAATGGTCGAAGAATTGAGCAGCGGAAAAATATTGTACGCTTACTGCAGAGTTAAAGATCCCAATACAAGTTTATGGAAATATGTGCTGATAAATTGG GTGGGAGAGGGCGCTCCGCAACAAAAAAAAGCGACATGTGCGAATCATGTGAGAGATGTAGCAAATTTATTGAAG GGGGCGCACTGTACGGTGAACGCACGATCAGAAGATGACGTAGAAGAAGATGTGATTTTGAAACTCGTAGCGAAATCATCAGGATCTAATTACAGTTTCCATAAAGAGGTTTCTAAACCTTTACCCGAGGCAGGACCGGTCGGATCGGTTTATAAAAAAACACTTCCtcaaaaagaattaaatacaTCGGTACGAGATAAATTCTGGAAACAAACTGAG ATGGAGGAAAAACGACGAGTCGAAGAGGaacgaaaaaacaaaatagaaacgagtcaacaattagaaaaacaacgcAAACAAAGAGAG GAACGAGAAGCTAAAGAACGAGAGACTAAAATAAGACTTCACGCACAGGAAGTGGAAAAACAGAAATCAGAGGAACGTCTCGCGTTGTCGCGGgagaaacaaaatattaaacaaCAATGG GAAAGAGAACAATCTGCTGCGTATAAAGAAGAAGATGAAAGAAGAAACAGAAGTGAATCGttgaaaaaagaaagacaagCT GAAGCGGCTGCTCTGATTGGTCGACGGTCATCCAATCCAAAAGATTTATTCCAACAACAGAGAAGTAGTGAAGATGTTCCCAAGCGTCAGCCACCACCACCGAG aaaaattcGTTACGATTTTGGTGGAGATGACAAGGAAGAATTCCAACAAGTTCGACAACCGATAAAACTACCAACGGAACCAGTTCGAGAACCCTCACCGGAACCAGTCCAAGAACCAGTGCGAGCACCATCTCCGGAACCAGTCCGAGAGCCTTCGCCGGAACCAGTCCGAGAACCGTCACCAGAACCAGTCCAAATTGCGGCAG CTCCAGTGAGAGATTTACTGAGAGAAGGTTTACCGATCCGACCCCCGGCGGCCATTGATTCCGATCAGGAAGAAGATGATCAGAATTGGGACG AACCGACCCAAGAGGATTTCACCCCCGTTCCCGACCTTACGACAGCTCCCTCTGGTGATAAACAGCCTAAACTAATAACAGTTCGAGCCCTCTATGATTACCAGGCAG CTGATCCAACTGAAATCACATTTGATCCCGGAGATCTAATCACGGATGTCGACCGTTTTGATGAGAACTGGTGGGTCGGTAATTCCCCGAATGGATCTCGCGGAGGTTTCCCGGCTAATTACGTAGAAATAGTGCAAGACGATTCCAACATTCCCGATACGACAGCTCCCTCTGGTGGTGAACAGACTAAACAAATAACAGCGCGAGCCCTATTTGACTACCAGGCAG cTGATGAAACTGAAATCACGTTTGATCCTGATGATATAATCACAGATATAGACCGTATTGATGAAGGCTGGTGGGTCGGTAACTCACCGGACGGATCTCGTGGAATGTTTCCTGCTAATTACGTCCAactcatttaa